The following are encoded together in the Parabacteroides chongii genome:
- a CDS encoding RNA polymerase sigma factor → MELYSDAYYIERIVAGDTGCFACLLDKYSRPVHSLILKMVRNKEDAEELAQDVFMKVFRNLPSFKADCSFSTWIYRIAYNTAISELRRKKQEFVAIEEPQISNVSEEAVSELLGSVSPTEQLDRLEAALTLLPPDERALILLFYMKEKTVEELTVITGFSASNIKVKLHRIRKKLFLLIKGMEEK, encoded by the coding sequence ATGGAGTTGTATAGCGACGCATATTACATAGAAAGAATAGTTGCGGGAGATACAGGTTGCTTTGCCTGCCTTCTGGATAAATACAGCCGTCCGGTTCATTCGTTAATCCTTAAAATGGTACGTAATAAGGAGGATGCGGAAGAACTGGCGCAGGATGTATTTATGAAAGTATTTCGTAACTTGCCGTCGTTTAAAGCCGATTGCAGCTTCTCCACCTGGATCTACCGTATAGCTTACAATACGGCTATATCGGAACTCCGCAGGAAGAAGCAGGAATTCGTTGCCATCGAAGAGCCACAGATCAGCAACGTATCGGAAGAGGCTGTCAGCGAACTGCTGGGGAGCGTATCCCCGACCGAACAACTCGACCGGCTGGAAGCAGCCCTGACCCTGCTCCCACCGGACGAAAGAGCATTGATACTACTTTTTTATATGAAAGAAAAGACGGTGGAAGAATTAACCGTCATTACCGGTTTCAGTGCATCCAACATCAAAGTGAAACTGCACCGCATACGGAAAAAGTTATTTTTATTAATCAAAGGAATGGAGGAAAAATAA
- the rpsA gene encoding 30S ribosomal protein S1 — protein MENLKNIQPVEDFNWDSYEKGETYGDVSKDDLVKTYDETLNTVKDKEVVMGTVTAMNKREVVVNIGFKSDGVVSMAEFRYNPDLKIGDEVEVYIENQEDKKGQLILSHKKARATRSWDRVNEALEKDEIIKGYIKCRTKGGMIVDVFGIEAFLPGSQIDVKPIRDYDVFVGKTMEFKIVKINQEFKNVVVSHKALIEAELEAQKKDIISKLEKGQVLEGTVKNITSYGVFIDLGGVDGLIHITDLSWGRVSHPEEIVQLDQKINVVILDFDDEKKRIALGLKQLTPHPWDALDPNLKVGDKVKGKVVVMADYGAFIEIAPGVEGLIHVSEMSWTQHLRSAQDFMKVGDEIEAVILTLDRDERKMSLGIKQLKADPWEDIESRFPVGSRHTAKVRNFTNFGVFVEIEEGVDGLIHISDLSWTKKIKHPSEFTQIGAEIEVQVLEIDKENRRLSLGHKQLEENPWDVFETIFTVGSIHEGTIIEVLDKGAVVSLPYGVEGFATPKHLVKEDGSQAAVDEKLQFKVIEFNKEAKRIILSHSRIFEDEQKGAKKDAPAGDKKPAARRNNKNEESSAMVTGPVEKTTLGDIEELAALKEKLSGK, from the coding sequence ATGGAAAATTTAAAGAACATTCAGCCGGTTGAAGATTTCAACTGGGACTCCTATGAAAAAGGGGAAACTTACGGTGACGTAAGCAAGGACGACCTTGTAAAAACGTATGACGAAACCCTGAACACTGTAAAGGATAAGGAAGTCGTTATGGGAACCGTTACTGCAATGAACAAACGTGAAGTTGTAGTGAACATCGGTTTCAAATCAGACGGTGTTGTATCAATGGCGGAATTCCGTTACAATCCGGATCTGAAAATTGGTGACGAAGTAGAAGTATACATCGAAAACCAGGAAGACAAAAAAGGACAGCTGATCCTGTCTCACAAGAAAGCTCGCGCTACACGTTCTTGGGATCGTGTTAACGAAGCTCTTGAAAAAGACGAAATTATCAAAGGTTACATCAAATGTCGTACGAAGGGCGGTATGATCGTTGACGTATTCGGTATCGAAGCATTCTTACCGGGTTCTCAGATCGACGTTAAACCGATCCGCGATTATGATGTATTCGTAGGAAAGACAATGGAATTCAAGATCGTGAAGATCAACCAGGAATTCAAAAACGTTGTTGTATCTCACAAGGCTCTTATCGAAGCAGAGCTTGAAGCACAGAAGAAAGACATTATCTCTAAACTGGAAAAAGGACAGGTACTGGAAGGAACTGTTAAGAACATCACTTCTTACGGTGTATTCATCGACCTGGGTGGCGTAGACGGTTTGATCCACATCACAGACCTTTCTTGGGGCCGTGTTTCTCATCCGGAAGAAATCGTTCAGCTTGATCAGAAGATCAACGTTGTTATCCTTGACTTCGACGATGAAAAGAAACGTATCGCTTTGGGCTTGAAACAACTGACTCCGCATCCTTGGGATGCTTTGGATCCTAACTTGAAGGTTGGTGACAAGGTAAAAGGTAAAGTAGTTGTTATGGCTGACTACGGTGCATTCATCGAAATCGCTCCGGGCGTAGAAGGTTTGATCCACGTATCAGAAATGAGCTGGACTCAGCACCTGCGTTCTGCTCAGGACTTCATGAAGGTTGGTGACGAAATCGAAGCAGTTATCCTGACTTTGGATCGTGACGAACGTAAGATGTCTTTGGGTATCAAACAGCTGAAAGCTGACCCATGGGAAGATATCGAATCTCGTTTCCCGGTTGGTTCACGCCACACAGCAAAAGTACGTAACTTCACTAACTTCGGTGTATTCGTAGAAATCGAAGAAGGCGTAGACGGACTGATCCACATCTCTGACCTTTCTTGGACTAAGAAGATCAAACACCCGAGCGAATTCACTCAGATCGGTGCAGAAATCGAAGTTCAGGTTCTGGAAATCGACAAGGAAAACCGTCGTTTGAGCTTAGGCCACAAACAGCTGGAAGAAAATCCTTGGGATGTATTTGAAACGATCTTTACAGTAGGTTCAATCCACGAAGGAACAATCATTGAAGTACTGGATAAGGGCGCTGTAGTTTCTCTGCCTTACGGTGTAGAAGGTTTCGCAACTCCGAAACACCTGGTAAAAGAAGACGGTTCTCAGGCTGCTGTTGACGAAAAACTGCAGTTCAAGGTAATCGAATTCAACAAAGAAGCAAAACGTATCATCCTTTCTCATAGCCGTATCTTCGAAGATGAACAGAAGGGTGCAAAGAAAGATGCTCCTGCAGGTGACAAAAAGCCGGCTGCAAGACGCAACAACAAGAACGAAGAGTCTTCTGCAATGGTAACTGGTCCGGTTGAAAAAACTACACTGGGTGACATTGAAGAACTGGCTGCTTTGAAAGAAAAACTTTCAGGCAAATAA
- a CDS encoding response regulator: MEENTTDKGITILIAEDEESNFLLLKTILKKHCNVLHAKTGKELLEIYKKEHADLILMDIKMPEMNGIDALKEIRKFDQDIPVIMQSAYAFENDMESARQAGSNGFVTKPINIKELKAVLSSFLPALTW, encoded by the coding sequence ATGGAAGAAAATACAACAGACAAAGGCATAACAATTCTCATCGCAGAGGATGAAGAAAGCAATTTCTTATTACTAAAAACTATACTGAAGAAACATTGTAATGTTCTTCATGCAAAGACCGGAAAAGAATTGTTGGAGATATATAAGAAAGAACATGCAGACCTGATCCTTATGGATATCAAAATGCCGGAAATGAACGGTATAGATGCCCTGAAGGAGATCAGAAAGTTCGATCAGGATATCCCCGTGATTATGCAATCGGCCTATGCCTTTGAAAATGATATGGAATCGGCACGTCAGGCCGGAAGTAACGGATTCGTGACCAAACCGATCAACATCAAAGAACTCAAAGCGGTTCTTTCCAGTTTCCTGCCGGCGCTGACATGGTAA
- a CDS encoding helix-turn-helix domain-containing protein, with amino-acid sequence MSLNENKLYVGNNDTSYSIKNDLIIYENVKQVPITPYPSYTECGIVILCSEGNATFKVHNYEHVLRKNELAIFLPGQLLSVNAISDDFTVSAFSISQSLFNDVLSGIHRFSPHFFFYMRSHFHYPLTDSDCYNFGNYYKMVYTKALSPSNLYPRESVIHILRILFLDLYNSYKINSLPHIPTMDAHKKEVADKFFYLIMKHYKENREVAFYAKELCITPKYLTTVIKTVSGKSAKDWILEYIILEIKALLRDSTLNIQQIVIKTNFANQSSLGRFFRKHTGMSPLEYRKSMIETKQIEQTSNN; translated from the coding sequence ATGTCTTTAAATGAAAACAAACTATATGTAGGAAATAATGACACCAGTTATTCTATAAAAAATGATTTAATAATCTATGAGAATGTCAAACAAGTTCCTATAACTCCGTATCCATCGTACACAGAATGCGGAATAGTCATATTGTGCTCCGAAGGAAATGCAACATTCAAAGTGCACAATTATGAACATGTTCTGAGAAAAAATGAACTGGCCATTTTTCTTCCCGGACAACTTTTATCTGTTAATGCAATAAGCGATGATTTCACCGTAAGTGCATTTTCGATCTCCCAGTCCTTATTCAATGACGTACTGAGCGGTATCCACAGATTTTCGCCTCACTTCTTCTTTTATATGCGAAGCCACTTTCATTATCCATTAACAGATAGTGATTGTTACAACTTTGGGAATTACTATAAAATGGTATATACGAAAGCTTTATCGCCATCCAATTTGTACCCGAGAGAATCAGTCATTCATATACTCCGGATTCTCTTTTTGGATTTATATAATTCATATAAGATAAATTCACTTCCGCATATTCCGACCATGGATGCTCATAAAAAAGAAGTTGCAGATAAATTCTTTTATCTGATCATGAAGCATTACAAAGAAAACCGGGAAGTTGCATTCTACGCCAAAGAGTTGTGCATCACTCCTAAATATCTGACAACCGTGATTAAGACAGTCAGCGGCAAGTCCGCCAAAGACTGGATATTAGAGTATATCATCCTGGAAATTAAAGCATTATTGAGGGATTCGACGCTAAACATCCAGCAAATTGTAATAAAGACCAATTTTGCCAACCAATCGTCTTTGGGAAGATTTTTCCGCAAACATACGGGCATGTCTCCCTTAGAGTACAGAAAGAGCATGATCGAAACAAAACAAATAGAACAAACATCTAATAACTAA
- a CDS encoding HU family DNA-binding protein, translating to MNRSQLINELAEKTAISKKDITTILDAFTEMVAEKTKAGDRVFIPGFGSFKPRLQTSRPARNPRNGDVIQLTPRTIVHFKCASLLLEKMNK from the coding sequence ATGAACAGAAGTCAATTAATTAATGAATTAGCAGAAAAAACAGCTATAAGCAAAAAGGATATAACAACTATACTTGATGCTTTTACCGAAATGGTCGCAGAAAAGACAAAAGCCGGTGATCGTGTTTTCATCCCCGGATTCGGATCATTCAAACCGCGTCTGCAAACAAGCCGTCCGGCAAGAAATCCCAGAAACGGCGATGTAATCCAGCTTACACCACGAACAATCGTACATTTCAAATGTGCCTCTCTTTTATTGGAAAAGATGAATAAATAA
- a CDS encoding RNA polymerase sigma-70 factor, translating to MTEQEIRKYLRQMQEEDSQTALRKFYDLCFDRFFRIAYYYLKTEEWAQEVVLDVFMKIWERRESLHTIANLEDYFFVTVKNASLNYLEKEQRRRNITEEISETPPDQEYSPEETLISEELFAHYVKALDRLPEKCREIFIRIREEKQSYAQVAGELKISTNTVDAQLQKAVTRLRDMLSRYLNTDEDNSEH from the coding sequence ATGACAGAGCAAGAGATCAGAAAATATTTACGACAAATGCAGGAAGAAGATTCTCAGACAGCCCTGAGAAAGTTCTACGATTTGTGCTTTGACCGCTTTTTCCGTATCGCTTACTATTATTTGAAAACAGAAGAGTGGGCCCAGGAAGTCGTACTTGACGTGTTCATGAAAATTTGGGAAAGACGGGAATCCCTGCACACCATTGCCAACCTCGAAGATTACTTCTTTGTCACAGTAAAAAATGCCTCCCTGAACTATCTGGAAAAAGAACAACGCCGCAGAAACATAACAGAAGAAATATCCGAAACCCCACCCGACCAGGAATATTCACCGGAGGAAACCCTTATTTCTGAAGAACTTTTCGCTCATTACGTCAAGGCTTTGGACCGTTTGCCGGAAAAATGCCGGGAAATATTTATCCGGATACGGGAAGAAAAACAGAGCTACGCCCAGGTAGCCGGGGAATTGAAGATCAGCACCAATACCGTAGATGCACAATTACAAAAGGCGGTTACCCGACTGCGGGATATGCTATCGCGTTATTTGAATACTGACGAAGACAATTCAGAACATTAA
- a CDS encoding FecR family protein → MTSANKDIDKVLDQLVASTRSPRGRFSARNSWRILEKRLFPVTGRRKFLRIAGSVAASLLIGIAGWYTYDHIQSTTMQTISTLAEIQEITLPDQSVVTLNRYSTLRFPTRFRGDKREVQLTGEAYFDVEKDKRHPFIVKAEAIDVEVLGTRFNIEAYPSDPEIKTTLLEGSVEVSIPGENKQLILSPNESAVYDRAKQCLAHEVNQESDNEITWRNGHFQFDYLPLQEITRQLSHAFNLKIEITDPALRSFRIRANFTNGESLEEILSLLKGAAHFNYTKTNDTIIISSKLN, encoded by the coding sequence ATGACATCTGCAAACAAAGATATTGACAAAGTACTGGATCAACTGGTTGCTTCCACCCGATCGCCGAGAGGACGTTTCTCAGCCCGAAACAGTTGGAGAATACTGGAAAAACGCCTTTTCCCGGTAACGGGCAGGAGAAAGTTTCTCCGGATAGCCGGAAGTGTGGCAGCCTCCCTGCTTATAGGTATAGCAGGCTGGTACACATACGACCATATACAGTCCACAACCATGCAAACGATTTCAACATTAGCGGAAATACAGGAGATCACACTCCCCGACCAGTCCGTGGTCACGCTGAACCGTTATTCCACACTTCGCTTTCCTACCCGTTTCAGGGGGGATAAGAGGGAAGTACAACTGACCGGTGAGGCGTATTTCGATGTGGAGAAAGATAAAAGACATCCGTTTATCGTCAAAGCAGAAGCCATCGACGTAGAGGTACTGGGCACCCGGTTTAATATAGAAGCCTATCCCAGCGATCCGGAGATAAAAACGACCTTGCTCGAAGGTTCCGTTGAAGTCAGTATTCCGGGCGAAAACAAGCAACTTATCCTTTCTCCCAATGAAAGTGCCGTTTACGACCGGGCAAAACAATGTTTAGCTCATGAAGTAAACCAGGAAAGTGACAACGAAATCACCTGGCGCAACGGCCATTTCCAATTCGACTATCTGCCTTTGCAAGAAATTACCCGACAGCTGTCGCACGCATTCAATCTGAAAATAGAGATCACCGACCCGGCTCTCAGAAGTTTCCGCATACGGGCGAACTTCACTAATGGCGAGAGCCTGGAAGAAATACTTAGCCTATTAAAAGGGGCTGCCCATTTTAATTACACAAAGACAAACGATACGATCATTATCAGTAGTAAACTTAACTAA
- a CDS encoding TonB-dependent receptor codes for MNHFTNSFFSRISLLLLLWITLGSSSLHAQTKEERLNFSIQNASLNTFVKQLEASTGFSIIYGENIHLKKPVTLNMSRKSVSEILRKAFENEAVTFKVTGKHILLQERETPANLKYTISGYVTDGISSETLIGTNIFERHQGTGTSTNPFGFYSITLPAGATELSFSYLGYEQQTCRFRLEKDTLLNIRLQTNNQLEEVVVLSEKREAGIHSTGMGAIDIPMKQIRNTPAILGEADLLKTIQLMPGVQAGIEGFSGLYVRGGGPDQNLILLDGIPIYNADHLLGVFSIFTPEAMKKVTLFKGSFPARYGGRLSSIVDIRTNDGDMQNYHGTVSVGLLTSKLHMEGPIQKDKTSFCLTGRRTYLDLIARPFLPDDKKYNYYFYDINAKVNHKFSDRSRLFLSFYKGKDHYDYKQDKEYDGYDGGPRMYFYNSDINFNWGNTIAAGRWNYVFNNKLFSNTTVAYNHYQMSMADSYKREVTGKNEHEETKPDHNESYVYNSDYRSGIHDVSFQTDYDYTPAPNHHIKFGGAYLYHTFRPEVTTSRVKEAENGSTAQDTVYNDSSNSYLHGHECSLYAEDNFNIGNKLSFNAGVHLSLFYTQGKGYLSAQPRLSARYRLTDDWAIKGSFTQMEQYVHLLSSSPISLPTDLWVPVTKQIRPMRSYQYAAGSYYTGVKGWEFSLEGYYKDMHNVLEYQDGASFFGTSGGWQEKVEMGRGRSFGLEIMAQKTMGKTTGWLAYTIAKSDRRFKDGSINNGERFPYKYDRHHNINLCLNHQFNDRIDVGATWIFNTGGTATIADQRTGILSSIWQANMIDYIAHRNNFRLPVSHRLNLSINFHKKLRRGTQTWSLSVYNAYNAMTPNLVYKEEELIGQDYMDEHGIMQTKWTRNTKLIKQTLLPCIPAVTYTFKF; via the coding sequence ATGAACCATTTCACGAATAGCTTTTTCTCCCGCATCAGCCTTCTACTTTTGCTGTGGATAACGCTGGGAAGTAGCTCTCTCCATGCGCAAACCAAAGAAGAACGGCTTAACTTTAGCATTCAGAATGCTTCTTTAAATACATTCGTAAAGCAGTTGGAAGCCTCTACCGGCTTTTCCATTATCTATGGGGAGAATATACATCTTAAAAAGCCTGTCACATTGAACATGTCCCGGAAAAGCGTCAGCGAGATCCTCCGGAAAGCATTCGAAAACGAAGCAGTCACTTTCAAAGTGACAGGAAAACATATTCTGCTACAGGAACGGGAAACACCTGCCAATCTAAAATACACGATCAGCGGTTACGTTACGGACGGCATTTCTTCCGAGACACTGATCGGTACCAACATATTCGAACGACACCAGGGGACAGGAACCTCCACCAATCCTTTCGGATTTTACAGCATCACACTACCGGCAGGGGCAACGGAACTCTCTTTCTCTTATCTCGGATACGAACAGCAGACATGCCGGTTCCGACTGGAGAAAGATACATTACTGAATATCCGCTTACAGACGAACAATCAACTGGAGGAGGTAGTCGTCCTGTCAGAAAAAAGGGAAGCCGGTATCCATTCCACTGGCATGGGAGCAATAGACATACCGATGAAGCAGATACGCAATACCCCGGCAATCCTGGGAGAGGCCGATCTATTGAAAACCATCCAGTTAATGCCCGGAGTACAGGCTGGCATAGAAGGATTCAGCGGCTTATATGTGCGCGGTGGCGGTCCCGACCAAAATCTGATCCTGCTGGATGGCATTCCTATTTATAATGCCGACCATCTGCTGGGTGTATTCTCTATCTTCACACCGGAAGCCATGAAGAAAGTCACTCTCTTCAAAGGATCTTTCCCGGCACGTTACGGGGGACGGCTATCATCCATCGTTGACATCCGCACCAACGACGGCGATATGCAGAACTATCACGGAACAGTCAGTGTCGGCCTGCTGACCAGCAAACTGCATATGGAAGGACCGATACAGAAAGATAAAACATCTTTCTGCCTGACAGGACGGCGCACGTATCTGGACCTGATAGCCCGCCCGTTCCTGCCGGACGATAAGAAATACAATTATTACTTTTACGACATCAATGCCAAAGTGAACCACAAGTTCTCTGATCGCAGCCGTTTATTCCTGAGTTTCTACAAAGGAAAAGACCACTACGATTACAAGCAGGACAAGGAATACGACGGATATGACGGCGGTCCGCGCATGTATTTCTACAACAGCGATATCAATTTCAACTGGGGCAATACGATCGCTGCCGGACGCTGGAACTATGTATTCAACAACAAACTGTTCAGCAATACGACCGTAGCTTACAACCATTACCAGATGTCGATGGCAGACAGTTACAAAAGAGAAGTCACCGGCAAGAATGAACACGAAGAAACGAAACCCGACCATAACGAATCCTATGTATATAACTCCGATTATCGCTCCGGCATACATGATGTCAGTTTCCAGACAGACTACGATTATACGCCGGCACCGAACCACCATATCAAATTCGGCGGAGCTTACCTCTATCATACATTCCGTCCGGAGGTCACGACTTCCCGTGTCAAGGAAGCCGAAAACGGATCGACAGCACAGGATACTGTCTACAACGATTCTTCAAACAGTTATCTTCACGGTCACGAATGCTCGTTATATGCAGAAGACAATTTCAATATCGGCAATAAATTAAGTTTCAATGCAGGCGTGCATCTCTCCCTGTTCTATACGCAAGGAAAAGGGTATCTCTCCGCCCAACCCCGCCTGTCAGCCCGTTACCGTCTCACCGATGATTGGGCGATAAAAGGCTCGTTCACCCAAATGGAGCAGTACGTACATTTACTGAGCTCCTCGCCTATTTCATTACCGACCGATTTGTGGGTACCTGTAACCAAACAGATCCGCCCGATGCGCTCTTATCAATATGCGGCAGGAAGCTATTATACCGGAGTAAAAGGCTGGGAGTTCTCACTCGAAGGATATTATAAGGATATGCACAACGTATTGGAGTATCAGGACGGTGCCTCTTTTTTCGGCACCTCAGGAGGCTGGCAAGAGAAGGTCGAAATGGGTCGCGGACGCTCTTTCGGATTAGAAATAATGGCACAGAAAACCATGGGGAAAACGACCGGCTGGCTGGCCTATACCATCGCCAAAAGCGACCGCCGGTTCAAAGACGGCAGCATCAACAACGGCGAACGTTTCCCTTATAAATACGACCGTCACCACAACATCAATCTCTGCCTGAACCACCAGTTCAACGACCGGATCGATGTCGGGGCTACCTGGATATTCAACACCGGCGGGACCGCTACCATTGCCGACCAGCGAACCGGCATACTCTCCTCAATCTGGCAGGCAAACATGATAGACTATATCGCCCATCGAAACAATTTCCGTTTACCGGTCAGCCACCGGCTAAACCTAAGTATCAATTTCCACAAGAAACTACGCCGGGGCACACAAACCTGGAGCCTGTCGGTCTATAACGCTTACAATGCCATGACCCCCAACCTGGTCTATAAAGAAGAAGAACTTATCGGACAGGACTACATGGACGAACATGGCATCATGCAGACCAAATGGACCCGCAACACAAAACTGATCAAGCAAACCCTGTTGCCTTGTATCCCGGCAGTAACCTATACATTCAAATTTTAA
- a CDS encoding DUF4249 domain-containing protein — MKKHLFIVFILGITLFSACENEIPFNDKYQKPQLLMNAILEAEKEENEVQLYIIDSENMTLVSNGSVTVYVNNEKKEVAESKITLWSSNGDSMKVCRLQTVFHPGDRVRLEATAEDGQYNAWAEVEIPRPIEKIIRIDTLRTQIKVGYYMTECMRYRITFDDLPGEKNYYQLAIEEKSYTADIKTGIRDTFPPFDRRQTDIINQEDIVLTDGHMTTADDEEFGILDMTVQNVRNIFTDSRFENGSYTLNVYARFFDFNHQYEAVRIQTDAIVHILSITKADYRYMRAMNCLDSENYNDTFMEPVIVPQNVVGGLGFVGASSEAEMKIQILDRLPLW; from the coding sequence ATGAAAAAGCATTTATTCATCGTATTCATACTCGGCATCACGCTCTTCTCCGCTTGCGAGAACGAAATACCGTTCAACGACAAGTACCAGAAACCACAATTACTGATGAATGCCATCCTGGAAGCAGAGAAAGAGGAAAACGAAGTGCAGCTATATATAATCGACAGTGAGAATATGACGTTGGTAAGCAATGGCTCCGTCACGGTCTATGTCAACAACGAAAAAAAGGAAGTGGCTGAATCCAAAATAACGCTATGGAGTTCAAATGGAGACAGTATGAAAGTATGCCGCCTACAAACCGTTTTCCATCCCGGCGACCGCGTACGCCTGGAGGCAACAGCCGAAGACGGCCAGTATAACGCATGGGCAGAAGTGGAAATCCCCCGACCTATCGAAAAGATCATCCGGATAGACACGTTGCGCACGCAAATAAAAGTAGGATATTATATGACAGAATGTATGCGATACAGGATCACGTTCGATGACCTGCCCGGCGAAAAGAACTATTACCAGCTGGCAATCGAAGAAAAGTCCTATACAGCAGATATAAAGACCGGTATCAGAGACACATTCCCCCCTTTCGACAGAAGGCAAACAGATATCATCAACCAAGAAGACATCGTACTGACCGATGGCCACATGACTACTGCCGACGACGAAGAGTTCGGCATCCTGGACATGACCGTACAAAATGTACGCAACATATTCACCGACAGCCGTTTCGAGAATGGTTCCTATACCTTGAATGTCTACGCTCGCTTCTTCGACTTCAACCACCAATATGAAGCCGTCCGTATCCAAACAGATGCCATCGTCCATATCCTCAGTATTACCAAAGCGGACTACCGCTATATGCGTGCTATGAACTGCCTGGATTCAGAAAACTACAACGATACGTTCATGGAACCGGTCATCGTCCCACAGAATGTGGTTGGCGGACTGGGCTTTGTCGGTGCCAGTTCAGAGGCAGAGATGAAAATACAGATCCTGGACCGACTGCCGCTATGGTAA
- the aroB gene encoding 3-dehydroquinate synthase: MADQKVVISKDLKADLQEFLTSLNYDKLFVLTDTNTQEKCYPLVQDVPALKDAPVITVDAGDTHKGLEALSAIWMRLSNEGASRNSLLVNLGGGMITDMGGFAGATFKRGLKTVNIPTTLMASVDAAVGGKTGINFNGLKNEIGSFYPPECVFIDCEFLRTLDRNNLLSGYAEMIKHALISSMDTYATVMLFDLDQKMDYAFLNKMVAQSVAVKERIVAEDPKEHGIRKALNFGHTIGHAYESLSFKKNRPLLHGHAVAAGIISELYLSHKLCGFPSSNLSQVIQYIKEYYPPFVFDCKDYETLYELMTHDKKNEGGIINFTLLSKIGEVQINQQVTKEKILESLDFYRESFGV, from the coding sequence ATGGCTGATCAAAAAGTAGTGATTAGTAAGGATCTGAAAGCCGACTTGCAGGAGTTCCTTACTTCATTGAATTACGATAAATTGTTTGTTCTTACCGATACGAATACACAGGAAAAGTGTTATCCGCTGGTGCAGGATGTACCGGCATTAAAGGATGCTCCGGTGATAACGGTCGATGCAGGTGATACGCATAAAGGACTGGAAGCCTTGTCTGCTATCTGGATGCGTCTTTCCAATGAAGGAGCTTCCCGCAATTCTCTGCTGGTAAACCTGGGAGGAGGAATGATCACGGATATGGGCGGTTTTGCCGGGGCAACATTCAAGCGCGGGCTGAAGACGGTTAATATCCCGACAACGCTGATGGCTTCAGTGGATGCTGCCGTAGGTGGAAAAACGGGTATTAACTTCAATGGCCTGAAGAACGAGATCGGTTCTTTCTATCCGCCCGAATGTGTGTTTATCGACTGTGAGTTCCTGCGTACGCTGGACCGTAACAACCTCTTGTCCGGTTATGCGGAGATGATCAAACATGCACTGATCAGTTCGATGGATACCTATGCGACGGTGATGCTGTTCGATCTCGACCAGAAGATGGATTATGCTTTCCTGAATAAGATGGTGGCGCAGTCTGTTGCCGTGAAGGAACGTATCGTGGCAGAAGACCCGAAAGAACATGGTATCCGTAAGGCTTTGAACTTCGGTCATACCATCGGGCATGCTTACGAAAGTCTTTCTTTTAAAAAGAACCGTCCGTTGTTGCACGGACATGCGGTAGCTGCCGGTATCATCAGTGAATTGTATCTTTCTCATAAGCTCTGCGGTTTTCCGTCAAGCAATCTGAGCCAGGTCATTCAATATATCAAGGAGTATTACCCTCCTTTCGTCTTCGACTGTAAAGACTACGAGACTTTGTACGAGCTGATGACTCATGACAAGAAGAACGAGGGGGGTATCATCAATTTTACCCTGCTTTCGAAAATCGGTGAAGTTCAGATAAATCAGCAGGTGACAAAGGAAAAAATACTGGAGTCATTAGATTTTTACCGCGAAAGTTTTGGCGTATAA